A stretch of Vicia villosa cultivar HV-30 ecotype Madison, WI unplaced genomic scaffold, Vvil1.0 ctg.001278F_1_1, whole genome shotgun sequence DNA encodes these proteins:
- the LOC131634286 gene encoding triacylglycerol lipase 2-like produces the protein MANNVEISLISIILICITAAAHERKSFSNDFSALSQVNGDGICKTLVETQGYKCEEHTVITNDGYILSLQRISTGRSGKKADKPPVLLQHGLLCKFNSYTIFQDAVVWMLNSPEESLGFILADNGFDVWLVNGRGTKYSTGHTSLTPNDAAYWEWTWDELAGYDLPASVEYVFNHTGQKMHYAGHSQGTLVALVNLSQGKLLNMLRSAALLSPIAHMNHVASQVTKLAAQLFLANDVYWLGLREFIPYSRELTKRMDRICSTLKLSCGDIISLITGPNCCVNASRVHLFFQHELHPTSTKNMIHLSQMIRTGQIAKYDYKFLNTLHYRQMVPPTYDMTKIPKDFPLFISYGGKDYLSDVQDVKVLLNDLSINHDATKLVVLYKDEYAHLDFVAAFDAKQVVYDPMIAFYNNL, from the exons ATGGCCAACAATGTAGAAATTAGTCTTATCTCAATAATCTTGATTTGCATAACAGCAGCCGCACACGAAAGAAAGTCATTTTCCAATGATTTTTCAGCACTCTCCCAAGTTAATGGGGATGGCATCTGCAAGACTTTGGTAGAGACACAAGGTTACAAATGTGAAGAACATACG GTAATAACAAATGATGGTTACATCTTGAGCCTGCAAAGAATCTCGACTGGACGGTCCGGTAAGAAAGCCGACAAGCCACCTGTGCTACTACAACACGGTCTCTTATGT AAATTTAACTCCTATACAATATTTCAGGATGCTGTAGTATGGATGCTCAATTCTCCCGAAGAATCATTGGGATTTATTTTAGCAGACAATGGATTTGATGTGTGGCTTGTTAATGGTCGTGGCACAAAATATAGCACTGGACACACATCATTAACTCCTAATGACGCG GCTTATTGGGAATGGACATGGGATGAACTAGCTGGTTATGATCTTCCTGCATCAGTAGAATATGTGTTCAATCATACTGGTCAAAAAATGCATTATGCAGGTCATTCTCAG GGTACTTTAGTGGCTTTGGTTAATTTATCTCAAGGGAAACTTCTGAATATGTTGAGATCAGCTGCATTACTAAGTCCAATTGCTCATATGAATCATGTTGCTTCACAAGTAACAAAACTTGCTGCACAACTTTTTTTAGCTAAT GATGTGTACTGGTTAGGTTTGCGTGAATTCATTCCTTATTC GAGGGAACTAACAAAACGTATGGATAGAATATGCTCCACTCTAAAGCTATCTTGCGGAGACATAATCTCATTGATCACTG GTCCGAATTGCTGCGTAAATGCTTCTAGAGTGCACTTATTTTTTCAACACGAACTACACCCAACATCGACAAAGAACATGATCCATCTATCTCAAA TGATCCGAACAGGACAGATAGCAAAGTATGATTACAAATTTCTAAATACACTACACTATAGACAAATGGTTCCTCCAACTTATGACATGACTAAGATCCCAAAAGACTTCCCTCTTTTTATTAGCTATGGAGGGAAAGATTATTTATCCGATGTACAAGATGTGAAAGTTTTGCTCAATGATCTCAGCATTAACCATGATGCTACCAAGCTTGTGGTATTGTATAAAGATGAATATGCACATCTTGATTTTGTTGCGGCTTTTGATGCTAAGCAAGTTGTTTATGATCCTATGATAGCTTTTTATAACAACTTATGA
- the LOC131634285 gene encoding uncharacterized protein LOC131634285 codes for MDILQFMDDTLLVGKGTWKHVSEIKAALRAFELVSGLGINYHKSKLIGTNSSNTFLETASIVLSCKVEDIKFYFLDIPIGFNLRKKETWRHLLQKMKNRLVRWKNHFLNLGGRITLLKSILSSLTIFIMSFYKMPVKSVKEFKRLQSNFLWGGVEEKRKINWISYKDINLPIEKGG; via the coding sequence ATGGATATTCTCCAATTTATGGATGATACATTGTTGGTAGGAAAAGGTACTTGGAAACATGTTTCGGAAATAAAGGCGGCTTTGAGGGCTTTTGAACTAGTTTCGGGTCTTGGCATTAATTATCATAAAAGTAAGTTGATTGGTACAAACTCTAGCAATACTTTCTTAGAGACCGCTTCTATTGTTCTTTCTTGTAAGGTGGAAGAtatcaaattctattttctcgATATTCCGATCGggttcaatctgagaaagaaagAGACTTGGAGGCATCTTTTGCAAAAGATGAAGAATCGTTTGGTCAGATGGAAAAATCACTTTCTAAACTTGGGAGGAAGGATAACTCTTTTGAAGTCTATTTTAAGTTCATTAACCATTTTCATTATGTCTTTCTACAAAATGCCGGTGAAGTCAGTGAAAGAATTTAAGAGgcttcaaagtaattttctttggggaGGAGTGGAGGAAAAGAGGAAGATAAATTGGATTAGTTATAAAGATATTAACTTACCTATTGAGAAGGGGGGTTAG